The segment AACGGGTCGCGAGCATCGACGTGGGGCATGATCAGTCGTACGTTCGGTGAACACACCAGCACGATGGGTGCACATGCGCCCGAGTGGCGGAAGGTGGGGGACATGGCGGGAGTCGGACGCGGCGCGGAGGCTGCGCAGGGGCGCGCAGCGGCCGACGGCGGCGACACCGCCCAGCCGGAGCTGCTCATGCTCATGCTGCAGCAGGTCGTCGACGTGGCCCTGCTGCCGCTGCCCGCCGAGCAGGCGCTGGTGGAGCTCGCGGCCCGGCTCCGCGACGCCCTCGGCGGCGACGTCGCCTCGATCTACCTCTCCGCCGGCCAGGACCTCGTCGTCCAGGCCAGCATCGGCATGCACGACGAGCCCGTGCAGGAGCGCGTCACCCGCGGGGACGGCCTCGTCGGCCGGGTGGGCGCCGAGCGCGCCCCGCGGCTGGTGAGCGACACCGGGGGCGACGGCTCCGGCCTGCGCAGCCTGGTCCTCGCCCCGCTGGTGCTCGCGGGGACGCTCACCGGCGTCGTCCAGGTCGGCTCGTACGTCCCCGGCCGGTTCGCCGAGAGCGACCTCACGCTGCTGCGCATCGTCGCCGACCGCGTCGCGCTCGCCGTGGAGCAGCTGCAGAGCCGCGAGCGCGAGCGGCGCGCCGTCGAAGCGCTCCGCGAGTCGGAGGCGCGCGTCCGCGCGGTCTTCGACTCCGCCGCCGACGGCATCCTCATCGTCCAGGAGGACGGCAGCGTCGAGAGCGCGAACCCCACCGCCGAGCGCATGTTCGGCTTCCCCTCCGGCGGGCTCGTCGGCGTCTCGCTCGACGTGCTGGTCCCGGGGGACGAGGGGGCCTCGCCGCCGCCGGTGCTGGCGGTCTTCACCCGCGGGTCGCGCGACCCCGCCCTGCTCGGGCGCGGGCACGACGTCGTGGCCCGGCGCGCCGACGGGTCGGAGTTCCCCGCCGAGGTCAGCGTCACGAGCATGGACGTCCGCGGGCGCCAGCTCGCCTGCGCGGTCGTCCGCGACACGACCGAGCGCACCGAGCTCGACCGCAAGCTGACCTACCTCTCGCGGCACGACACCCTGACGGGGCTCGGCAACCGCGCCCTGCTCGACGACCGGCTGGGCCACGCGCTCGCCCGCGTGCGCCGCCACGACACCCGGGTCGGGGTCATGCTCTGCGACCTCGACCACTTCAAGTCGGTCAACGACAGCCTCGGCCACGGCGCGGGCGACGCGCTGCTCGTGACGATCGCCGGCCGGCTGCGCGACGCCGTCCGCCCCGAGGACACCATCGTCCGGCTGGGCGGCGACGAGTTCGTCATCGTCTGCGAGGACATGCCCGACGTGGAGTCGCTCGCCGGGCTCGGCCGCCGCATCGTCGAGTCCGTCCGCCAGCCGCTCCTGCTCGACGGCACCGAGGTCTTCCCGACGGTGAGCATCGGCGTCGCGCTCAGCCGCAGCGCGTCGACCACCTCGGAGCAGCTGCTGGGCGACGCCGACCTCGCGCTCTACACCGCGAAGGACGCCGGGCGCGGGCGCTGCCACGTCTTCGACGACTCGATGCGCGCCCGGTCCCAGGGCAAGATGCGGCTCCGCTCGGAGCTGCACCGGGCGCTGGAGCGCGACGAGATCGTCGTGCACTACCAGCCGCTCTACGACCTGCGCACCGGTGTCGTGCGCGGCGTCGAGGCGCTCATGCGCTGGCAGCACCCGACGCAGGGGCTGCTGACGCCGGAGGCGTTCCTGCCGCTGGCGCTCGAGTCCGACCTCATCCTCGACCTCGACGGCTACGTCGTGCGCCGGGCGTGCGCCGAGGTCGCGCAGATGTCGCGGGTCACCGGGCGGCGGATCGACGCGTGGGTCAACTACTCGGCGCGCACGCTCGCGAGCCCCGACCTCTGCGACGAGACGAGCCGCGCCGCCCGCGAGGCCGGCCTGCCCGCCGAGAACCTCACCATCGAGGTCACGGAGAGCGCCCTGCTGGAGGACCTCGCCACGACGGGCCGGGCGCTGCAGGAGCTGCGCCGGCAGCGGGTGCGCCTCGCCATCGACGACTTCGGCGCCGGCCACACCGCGCTCACCTACCTCACCCGGCTGCCGGTCTCCGCGGTGAAGCTGGACCGCACCTTCACCCAGTCCATCGACACCTCCCCGGTCGACCGCGCGGTCGTGCGCAGCGTGGCCGACCTGGCCCGCGCGCTCGGGCTGGTCACCGTCGCCGAGGGCGTCGAGACGAGCTCGCAGCTCGACCTCGCCGCCGCCAGCGGCTGCAACCTCGGCCAGGGCTACCTGCTCGCGCGGCCGGTCGCGTACGACGTCGTGCTCGACCTGGCCGGGCGCCCGGCGATCGACCTGCGCCACGGCTCTGCGGGGGCGCGGGGCGTGCGCAGCGCCTAGGCTCCTGGCCCGTGTCCAGGGTCGTCGATGCGTAGGGTCGCTGGTGCCTAGGGTCGTGGTGGTGGGGGCCGGCATGGGCGGCCTCGCCGCGGCCGCCCGGCTCCGCGCGCTCGGCCACGACGTGGTCCTGTGCGAGCGGGCGGGGAGGACCGGCGGCAAGCTCGCCGGCTGGTCGCGCGACGGCTTCGCCTTCGACACCGGGCCCTCGCTGCTGACGCTGCCGGCGACCTACCGCGACCTGTTCCTCAAGACCGGCGCGCCGCTCGAGGACGTCGTCGACCTGCAGCCGGTCGACCCGGCCTTCACGTACGCGTTCGCCGACGGCACGCGGCTCGTCCTGCCCAACACCTCGCGGGCGCGCACCCGCGAGGCGGTCGGCGACGCGCTCGGCGGCGCGGCTGCCGACGACTGGGACGCGCTCATCGCGCACGCCGCGCGGGTCTGGGAGCGCACCCGGCGCCCGTTCCTCGAGCAGGGCCTCGCGCCCCGCGAGCTGCTCGCCCTCGGCCGCGACCCGCGCGCGGTGCGCGACGTCGCGCCGTGGCTGACGCTGCGCGGGCTGGGGCGCCGGCTGCTGCGCGACCCGCGCCTGCGCCTCGTGCTCGACCGCTACGCGACCTACGCCGGGTCCGACCCGCGCCGCGCGCCCGCCGCGCTGTGCACGATCCCGTTCGTCGAGCAGGCCTTCGGCGCCTGGCACGTGGCCGGCGGCCTGCAGCGCCTCGGCAACGCGCTGGAGCAGCGCGTGCTCGAGCTCGGGGTGCAGCTCCGGCTGGGCGCGGAGGTCACCCGGGTGCTCGTCGAGGGCGGGCGCGCGGCCGGGGTGGAGCTGGCCGGCGGCGAGCGGCTGCCGGCCGACGTCGTCGTCGCCGACGCGGACGCCGGGCTGGTCTACGGCTCGCTGCTGCCGCCGCTGCCGCAGACACGCCGCGCGCTGCGCCGGGTGCGGCGCGCCGACCGGTCCTTCGGCGGCTTCGTCCTGCTCCTGGCGCTGCGCGGCCGGACCCCCGGGCTGACCCACCACACCGTGCTGTTCCCCGCGGACTACGACGCGGAGTTCGACGCGGTCTTCGCCGGGCGCACCGCCGCCGACCCGGCGGTCTACGTCTGCTCGCCCGACGACCCGGCGATGCGCCCCGAGGGCGGCGAGGCGTGGTTCGTCCTCGTCAACGCACCGCTCCACTCCCCCGGCAGTGGCTCCGCGGGGACGGACTGGCGCGCGCCGGGCGTCGCCACCGCGTACGCGGACCAGGTGCTGGACCTGCTCGCGGCCCGCGGGCTGGACATGCGCCAGCGGCTGCTGTGGTCGGAGGTGCGCACGCCGGCGGACCTCGAGGCTGCCGCCGGCGCGCCCGGGGGCTCGATCTACGGCAGCGCGGCGCACGGGCGGGCGGCCCCCCTGCTGCGCCCCGCCAACCGGAGCCCGCTGCCGGGGCTGTTCCTCGTCGGGGGCTCGGCGCACCCCGGCGGCGGGCTGCCGCTGGTGGCCCTGTCGGCGGCGATCGTCGCGGAGCAGGTCGGCGCCGCCTAGCGGTTAGGGTGGTCGGGAGACGGCCCGCTGCTGGAAGGACCCGCCGCCGCATGCGCCTCCCCCGCCCGAGCTACCGCCTCCCGTTCCGCCGCCGCGCGGCCGCCGCCCCCACCGAGGGGGTCGTCGCCGCGACCCCGGTGCCCCCCTCGACCACGCGCCGCGCCGCCCGCGCGGTCCTGGCCGCCGGGCTCGCGGTCCTCGTGGCGGCGCTCGTCGCGGTGGGGGCGGGACTGGCGGGGGGCGAGCCTCGCGGGGCGTCGGCCTCGGTGGAGTCCTACAGCGCGAGCCCCGGCTGGCTGACCGCGTCGGGCGGACCGCTGGCGGGGCTCAGCCCGCTGCCGGACTACGCCCTCCCCTCGACGCCGCCGCTGCCCCCGCCGCCCGCACCGAGCACGCCCGTCGTGCCCGTGGCCGTGCCTCCGGCGACGACGACCACCCCGCCCGCCGCCGCTCCCGGGACCACCGCGCCGGCGCCGGGCGGGACCACGTCACCGGGCAGCAGCAGCCCGACGCCCTCCGCGCCCTCGTCAGGTGACGTCCAGCCGCCGAGGCAGACGGCGACGACCGTGCCGGGGACGCTGTTCGGCATCCACGACGCCGAGCTCGCCGCAGGCAAGGTGCCGGGCGTGCCCGTCGGCGAGGTCCGCCTCTGGGACACGGAGGGCACGACCTGGCGCGACCTGCAGCCGACCTCGCGCACCTGGGACTGGACGAGGCTCGACACCGCGGTCGCCACCGCGCAGAAGGCCGGTGAGCGGGTCCTGCTCGTGCTGGGCCAGACCCCGCAGTGGGCGGCGTCGGACCCGAGCGACCCGGCGTACGCCAGCAGCACCGGCTACGGGCCGTCGGTCCCGCGGTCGGTCGGCAGCTGGACGACCTACGTCAAGGCCGTCGCGACCCGCTACAAGGGCCGCATCGCCGACTACGAGGTGTGGAACGAGCCCAACGCCAAGCAGTTCTGGACGGGCAGCATGAAGCAGCTCGTGCCGTTCGCGAAGGCGGCCTACACCACGATCAAGGCGGTGGACCCGGAGGCCACGGTGACCACCCCGGGGTTCGTGGTCCGCCGCAACGCCCAGCGCGGCGACTTCACCCGCTACCTGGACGCCGGCGGGGCGCAGTGGGCCGACGTCGTCAACGTCCACCTCTACCCGGAGCCCAAGGGCACTCCCGAGGACATGGGGACGATCCTCGACGACGTGCAGACCCGCCTCGCCAAGGTGGGCGCGAGCAGCAAGCCGATCTGGAACACCGAGGTCAACTTCGGCCTGCCCACCGGTGGCGCCACCGACGGGGCGACCTTCTCGGCGGCGACGCAGGCGGCCTACGTCGCCCGCAACTTCCTCGTCACCCAGGACCTCGGCGTGCGCCGGTCCTACTGGTACTCCTGGACTACCACGTCGCTCCCGGTCAGCCTGGTCGGCAAGGACCAGAAGCCGACGGCTGCGGCCGCGGCCTGGACGACGATCCGGTCGTGGATGGTCGGGCCCGGCTGGCGCGGCTGCACCACCAGCGACGACGGCACCTGGACCTGCTGGGTCGGCAGCGGCCGGATCGTCTGGAACCCCTCGCGGACGGTCGACTACCCCGTGCCCAGCGGGACCCGGACTGCGGTGAGCCTCACGGGCGCGAGCACGCCGGCCAAGGGCGGCGACTCGGTGAAGGTCGGCGGCAGCCCGCTGCTCCTGCGCACCTCGTGACCGGCGCGCGCGGGACGTCGTTCGGCGTCGTCGCGGACCTCTACGACCGGGTCCGTCCGGGCTACCCTGACCAGGCCCTCGACCGGCTGCTGCCGGCGCACCCCGTGCGCGTGCTCGACCTGGGCGCCGGCACGGGGAAGCTGACCCGGCAGCTCGCCGCCCGCGGCCACGACGTGGTCGCGGTCGAGCCGGACGCCGGCATGCGCGCGGTCCTCTCCCGCTCCGCAGGGCGCCCGGTCGAGGTCCTCGCCGGCACCGCGGAGCAGCTCCCCGTGCCGGACGCGAGCGTCGACGTCGTCATCGCGGCCCAGGCCTGGCACTGGGTCGACCCGGAGCGCGCGGTGCCGGAGGCGGCCCGCGTGCTGCGGCCCGGGGGCGCGCTCGCCCTGCTGTGGAACGTCCGCGACGAGTCCGTCGGGTGGGTCGCCGAGCTCGGCAGGCTCATGGAGCCCGACGTGCGGCAGGACGAGGCCTACGCCCGGCCCGGCGTCGGCGCGCCCTTCGGCCCGGTGGAGCGGTTCGAGGTGCCCTGGCAGCACGAGCTCGCCCCCGGCGACCTCGTCGAGCTCGCCGCCTCGCGCAGCTACGTCATCGCCGCCGCGCCCTCCGACCGCGAGCGCGTCCTGGCCGCGGTGGCCGAGCTGGCCCGGACCGCCCCCGAGCTGGCCGGCCGGGAGCGCGTCGCCCTGCCCTACGTCACCCGCTGCAGCCTCGCCCGGCTGCCGGTCTAGCTAGCCGCGCAGCTCGCGGCGCGCCCTCAGCAGCAGCTGGGCGCAGCCCGTCGCCCCTCCCGCGACGAGCGCCGCGGCGCCGGCCGTCCCCCAGGCCGGCGCCGGGCCGGGACCCACGGCCGCGCCGACCGCGAACAGCGCCACGACGACCACGCGGGTCGCCCGCTCCCCCACCGGGTACGCGGGCAGCTCGGTCCCCCCGGCCGCGGCGCGGGCCCGCGCGTACTCCTGGAGGGAGGCGAGCACGAGCGCCGCACCGGCGAGCAGCGGCGGCGCGCCCAGGACGGCGAGCGCGAGCACGAAGCACGCGTCGGTGACCCGGTCCACCACGGAGTCGAGCAGCCACCCCCACCGCGTCGTCCGCCCGGTGAGCACCGCCACCGCCCCGTCGAGCCCGTCGACGAGGCCGGTGAGACCGGTCAGCGCGGCGCCCGCCAGCGGCCAGGCGGCCCCGGGCAGGCAGGCGACGGGGACGAGCGCGCCGAGCACGAGCCCGGCGAGCGTGACGGCGTCGGGCGGGACGCGGCGCACGGCGAGCGGCCGGGCCAGCGCGTACGCGACGCGCAGCCAGCCGCGCACCATCCCCGTCGGGACGATGCCGGCGTGGAGCCGCGACCAGGCGGCGAGGTACTCCTCGAGGGTCACCGGCGGCAGCGTCAGCGGGAAGCGAGCCCCAGCGCGGCGTACGCCTCGCGCGTCGCCGTCGAGCGGTTGAGCGTGTAGAAGTGCAGGCCCGGCGCGCCCCCGTCGAGCAGCCGCTGGCCGAGCTCGACCGCGATCTCCACGCCCACCCGGCGGACCCCCTCCGGGTCGCCGTCGACCGCGTGCAGGCGGGCGGCGAGCTCGTCGGGGAACGCCGCGCCGGACAGCTGCACCATCCGCTGGATCTGCGCGACGTTGGTCACCGGCATCAGCCCGGGGATGACCGGCAGGCGGCAGCCGAGGGCGTCGAGGCGGTCCACCAGGCGGAAGTAGTCCTCGGCGCGGAAGAAGAACTGGGTGACGGCGTACTCGGCGCCGGCGTCGGCCTTGCGGACCAGCACCTCGGCGTCCGCCGCGAGGTCGACGGCCTCGGGGTGCTTCTCGGGGAACGCCGCGACCCCGACGGAGAAGTCGCCGAGCGAGCGGACGAGCTCGACCAGCTCGACGGCGTAGCGCAGGCCCTCCGGGTGCGGCTGCCACTCGGTGCCGGCACCGGCGGGCGGGTCCCCGCGCAGCGCGAGCACGTTGCGGATGCCGGCGTCGGCGTACTGCCCGATGACGCTGCGCACCTCGGCGCGCGAGGCGCCGACGCAGGTGAGGTGGGCGACCGGCAGCAGCGTGGTGTCCTCGGCGATGCGCCGGGTGATGCGGACGGTGCGGTCGCGGGTCGACCCGCCGGCGCCGTAGGTGACGGAGACGAACGTCGGCTGCAGCGGCTCGAGCTCGCGCACGGCGCGGAACAGCTGGCGCTCCCCCTCGTCGGTCTTCGGCGGGAAGAACTCGAAGGAGTACGACGGCCGGCCGGACGCGAGCAGGGCACCCACGCGCGTGGGCGCGCTGGCGGGGGCGGTGGGAGCAGCAGTCCCGGCGGGCGCGGCAGGCGCGGCATCGAGCGAGGAGGGCACGCACCCAGGGTAGCCAGCGGGGCGGGGAGCGCTCCCTGGGCGACGAGCACCTCGGGGAGCCCGGATGATCTCGGACTGCCGAGCGCTCCCGCTGCCCCTACGCTCGAAGCGCATCCCCGACGCGCTGGAGGTCCCGTGGCCCGCTCCCTGCCGACCGCCCTGGACGGTACGGACCTGCTGGCCCGCGTCGAGAAGGCGCTGGCCGAGTTCCTCGACGCGCAGGCGCCGGCACTGGACGCCGTGGCTCCGGACCTCGCGCCCGTGATGGGCACGGTGCAGGACTTCCTGCTCGACGGCGGGAAGCGGCTGCGGCCCGCCTTCGCGTACTGGGGGTGGCGGGGCGCCGGCGGGGCCGACGGCGAGGAGGTCGTCCGCGCGGCCTCCGCCCTCGAACTGCTCCACGCCTGCGCGCTCATCCATGACGACGTCATGGACGGCAGCGACACCCGTCGCGGCAAGCCCGCCGTGCACCGGCGCTTCGCGGCGCTGCACCGCGGCGAGCGCTGGCAGGGCGTGCCGGAGCAGTTCGGCACGGCCGCCGCCGTGCTGCTCGGCGACCTGTGCCTCGTCTGGTCCGACACGATGCTCGCCCGCTGCGGCCTGCCGCCCGAAGCGCTGCGGCGCGCGCAGCCGGTCTACGACACGATGCGCCTCGAGCTCATGGCGGGCCAGTACCTCGACGTGCTCGAGCAGGCCGTCGCCAGCACGGAGGTCGACCGGGCGCTGCGGGTGGCCCGCTACAAGACCGCGAAGTACACCATCGAGCGCCCGCTGCACCTCGGCGCCAGCCTCGCCGGCGGGGACCAGGCCGTGCTCGACGCGCTGTCGGCGTACGGCCTGCCGCTGGGCGAGGCCTTCCAGCTGCGCGACGACGTGCTCGGCGTCTTCGGCGACCCGTCGGAGACCGGCAAGCCGGCCGGCGACGACCTGCGCGAGGGCAAGCGCACGGTGCTCGTGGCCGAGGCGCTCGCGGCCGCGACGCCGCGCCAGGAGGCGGTGGTGGCGAGGCTGCTCGGCGACCCGAGGCTCGACGCGGACGGCGTGGCCGCGCTGCGCGAGGTCCTCGTCGACACCGGTGCGCTGGAGGCGACCGAGCAGCGCATCACGCGCAGCCTCGACGAGGCGCTCGGCGCGCTCGACGCGGCGGCGGGGTCGGGCACGCTCGACGCCACGGCCTGCACCGCGCTGCGCGAGCTGGCCGTCGCCGCCACCGCGCGGACGGTCTGACGTGCGCACGCTCAAGGGACCCTCGGACTCCGTCGTCGTCGTCGGCGCCGGGCTCGGCGGCCTGTCCGCCGCGCTGCGCCTCGCCGGCGCCGGGCGCCGCGTCACCGTCATCGAGCGGGAGGCCGAGCCCGGCGGCCGGGCGGGCGTCCTGCGCGACGCGGGCTGGTCGTTCGACACCGGCCCGACGGTGCTCACCATGCCCGAGCTCATCGCCGACGCGCTCGCCTGCGTGGACGAGGAGCTCGAGGACTGGCTCGACCTCGAGCCGGTGCGCCCGCTCTACCGCGCGCGCTACGCCGACGGCTCCGTCCTCGACGTGCACGCCGACACCGAGCAGATGGCCGAGGAGATCACGCGCGTCTGCGGCGCGGGCGAGGCAGCGGGCTACCGGCGCTACGTCGAGTTCGTCTCCGAGCTCTACCGCCTGCAGATCCGGCACTTCATCGACCGCAACATCGACTCGCCGCTCTCGCTGGTCTCCCCCAGCCTGGCCCGGCTCGTCGCCATCGGCGGCTTCCGCAAGCTCACCCCGAAGGTCGGGCAGTACCTCCAGGACCCCCGCACCCAGCGGGTCTTCTCCTTCCAGTCGATGTACGCCGGGCTCGCCCCGCAGGACGCGCTCGCGATCTACGCCGTCATCGCCTACATGGACTCCGTGGCGGGGGTCTACTTCCCGCGCGGCGGCATGCACGCCGTACCCCGCGCGCTGGCGGGTGCCGCCGAGAAGGCGGGCGTCGAGTTCCGCTACGGCACCACGGTCTCCCGGGTCGAGACCCGCGGGAAGCGGGCGGTCGCCGTCATCACCGCGGACGGGGAGCGCATCCCCTGCGACGCGCTCGTCCTCAACCCCGACCTGCCCGTCGCCCACCGCGACCTGCTGGGGTCGGTGCCGCGCCGGGTGGAGCGCCTCTCCTACTCACCGTCCTGCGCGCTGCTGCTCGCGGGGAGCACCGCGACGTACCCCGACCTGGTGCACCACAACATCTTCTTCGGCGATGCCTGGGAGGGCGTCTTCGACGAGATCATCGACCAGGGCAGGCTGATGAGCGACCCGTCGTTCCTCGTGACCCGCCCGACGGCGAGCGACCCCTCACTCGCGCCGGCGGGCAAGGAGTCGTACTACGCGCTGTTCCCGACGCCCAACCTGCGCGCGGGGATCGACTGGCGCGGCGAGGGTCCGCGCTACCGCGACGCCATGGTCGCCTCGATGGAGTCCCGCGGTCTCAGCGGCTTCGGTGACTCCATCGAGGTCGAGCACCTCACCACCCCGCTCGACTGGGAGGAGCGCGGCATGGAGGCCGGGGCGCCCTTCGCCGCCGCCCACACGTTCCTCCAGACCGGTCCGTTCCGGCCGCGCAACACCTGGGGCGACAACGTCGCGTTCGCCGGCAGCGGGACCCAGCCGGGCGTCGGCGTGCCGATGGTGCTGCTCAGCGGGCGGCTGGCGGCCGAGCGGATCACGGGGCCCGACAGGGCGTACCGGTCGCGGGCGTGGCGGTGAGCCGGCTGCAGCTGCAGGGCGGCGCGCGCGACCTCGACGCCGCCGGCATCACCGACCCCGCGCTGCGCGAGTCCTACGAGGTCTGCCGACGGCTCAACGCCGAGCACGGCAAGACCTACTACCTCGCGACGCTGCTGCTGCCCTCGCACAAGCGGCCCTACGTGCACGCGCTCTACGGCTTCGCCCGCTACGCCGACGAGTTCGTCGACTCGCTCACGGACCCGCACCCCGACGCGCTGCTCCCCTGGGCCCAGCGCTTCCTCGCCGACCTCGAGGCAGGCTCCTCGACGGACCCCGTGGGGAGCGCCATGGTCGACACCGTGCGCCGCTGGGACATCCCGGTCGAGCACGTGGTCGCGTTCCTCGACTCGATGGCGATGGACCTCACGGTGACGTCGTACGCGACGTACGACGACCTCCGCGGCTACATGCACGGCTCGGCGGCGGTCATCGGGCTGGAGATGCTGCCGATCCTCGAGCCGCTCGACGACGCCGCCGCTCCCGCCGCGGCTGCTCTGGGCGAGGCGTTCCAGCTGAGCAACTTCCTCCGCGACGTCGCCGAGGACCTGCAGCGCGGCCGGGTCTACCTGCCGCAGGAGGACCTCGACCGCTTCGGCGTCACGCGCGCCGACCTGGCCGTCGCCCCGGCCCTCCCCCACGTGCGCGAGCTCATCGCCTTCGAGGTACGCCGCTGCCGGGAGATCTACGCCGTCGCCGAGAGCGGCATCGACCACCTGCACCCCACGAGCCGGGACTGCATCAGGACCGCGCTCGTGCTCTACGGCGGCATCCTCGACGAGATCGAGCGGGTGGACCACGACGTGCTCTCCGCCCGCGTCTCGGTGCCCCTGCCCAAGCGGCTCCGCGTCGCGGTCCCCGGGCTCGTGCGGGCGGCGGCGGCGCGGCGCGAGGCGCGGTCGTGGCGCCCGCTCCCCGGCGCCGCCTGAGGAGGGTCAGGCGACCGAGCCGCCGTCCCGGCGGAGCAGCTCAGCGACGAGCAGCAGCGCGAGCGACGTCGTGCCGCAGAGCAGCCGCCCGGCGACGGCGTCGTCGACCGCCTCGTCCAGCGCCACCCAGCGCTGCTCCATCCCCTGCTCGTCGTCCTCGCGCTCGGCCTCGCCCGGTGCGAGTCCCGTGGCGAGGTAGAGCTCGGTGCGCTCCTCGCTCACGCCGGCCGCGGGGGCGACGGTGCGCAGGTGCCGCCACCGCTCGGCGGACCAGCCGGTCTCCTCGTGCAGCTCGCGCCGCGCGGCCTGCTCCGGGGGCTCGCCCTCCCGGTCCTGGAAGCCCATGGGCAGCTGCCACAGGCGCTGCTCGACGGCGGGCCGGAACTGCTCGACGAGCAGCACCTGCCGGTCCTCGCGCAGGGCCACGACCGCCACGCCGCCCGGGTGGGCGAGGACGTCGTACGCCCGCTCCTCGCCGCCGTCGGGCACGACGGCCCGGCGCACGCCCACCTTCGGCCCGTCGTAGACCGGCTCCGAGCGCACCACGTGCTCCGCGTGCTCCTGCTGCTCTGGCATGGCGCAGCCCCTGCCCGCCCCCGGCCGGCCGCACGCGCGGGGCGGGAGGTCGGACGCGGGGCCAGCGCGCGGGTCGGCGCGCCGGGGTCAGAGCGCGAGCGCCTGGGCGCGCCGCTTGACCTCGGTCCCACGGTTCTCGCGCAGCGCCTGCACGGGGGTGCCGGGCAGCGAGTCGTCCGGGGTGAACAGCCAGCGCAGGGCCTCGTCGTCGTCGAAGCCCGCGTCGCCGAGCACGGTGATGAGGCCGGGCAGGCCCTTGACCACAGCGCCGTCGAGGACGAAGGCCGCGGGGACGCTCAGCACGTTGCGCTCGCCGCGGCGGGCGGCCAGCAGGGCGCGGTCCTTGATCAGCGAGCGGACCTTGACCACGTCGACGCCGAGCGCCTCGGCGACGTCGGGGACGGTCAGCCAGCTGCTGACGAGGGTGTCGACCTCGGGGGCTGCGTTGCTCACGGGCGCACTCTAGCGAGCCGCGGGGCGGCTGGGCAGGTCGTCACTCTTGTCACAATCGCCACAACACTACTAGCGTGCCCCTCCAGCACCAGGAGCGACACGCCGACACAGCTGTCGTGACGACGAGCGGCTCGCCGCTCCCCCGCAGCAGGCGGAAGGCCGCCGAGGAAGAGGCACGATGAGCGAGGCCACCCCGGGTCGAGCGGCAGGGCCGCGCCCGCGGCGAGCCGGCGCGCTGCGCGCGCTCGCGGTGCCGCTGCTCGTCGCGGTGCTCGGGACGGCGGCGGCGCCGGGATGGACGACGGTCCGCGTCCGCCAGGGCGACACGCTCTCGGCGATCGCGCACCGCTACCACACGAGCGTGGCGCGCCTCGTGCGCGCCAACGACCTCCCCGGCAACGGGCACGTCATCATCGCGGGCGCCGTGCTGAAGGTGCCCACCGCTGCGGCGCAGGCGAAGATCGCCGCGAAGCGGTCGGCGGGCTCCCGCGCGCACCGCACCACGGCCCGGCGCACGACCGTGCGCACCACCACCGTGCGCTCGACCCGGGTGGTCTACGTGCGCTACGTCGTGCGCCCCGGCGACAGCCTGCAGCGGATCGCCCGCCACTACGGGACGCCGGCCA is part of the Motilibacter rhizosphaerae genome and harbors:
- a CDS encoding putative bifunctional diguanylate cyclase/phosphodiesterase; translation: MAGVGRGAEAAQGRAAADGGDTAQPELLMLMLQQVVDVALLPLPAEQALVELAARLRDALGGDVASIYLSAGQDLVVQASIGMHDEPVQERVTRGDGLVGRVGAERAPRLVSDTGGDGSGLRSLVLAPLVLAGTLTGVVQVGSYVPGRFAESDLTLLRIVADRVALAVEQLQSRERERRAVEALRESEARVRAVFDSAADGILIVQEDGSVESANPTAERMFGFPSGGLVGVSLDVLVPGDEGASPPPVLAVFTRGSRDPALLGRGHDVVARRADGSEFPAEVSVTSMDVRGRQLACAVVRDTTERTELDRKLTYLSRHDTLTGLGNRALLDDRLGHALARVRRHDTRVGVMLCDLDHFKSVNDSLGHGAGDALLVTIAGRLRDAVRPEDTIVRLGGDEFVIVCEDMPDVESLAGLGRRIVESVRQPLLLDGTEVFPTVSIGVALSRSASTTSEQLLGDADLALYTAKDAGRGRCHVFDDSMRARSQGKMRLRSELHRALERDEIVVHYQPLYDLRTGVVRGVEALMRWQHPTQGLLTPEAFLPLALESDLILDLDGYVVRRACAEVAQMSRVTGRRIDAWVNYSARTLASPDLCDETSRAAREAGLPAENLTIEVTESALLEDLATTGRALQELRRQRVRLAIDDFGAGHTALTYLTRLPVSAVKLDRTFTQSIDTSPVDRAVVRSVADLARALGLVTVAEGVETSSQLDLAAASGCNLGQGYLLARPVAYDVVLDLAGRPAIDLRHGSAGARGVRSA
- a CDS encoding phytoene desaturase family protein yields the protein MPRVVVVGAGMGGLAAAARLRALGHDVVLCERAGRTGGKLAGWSRDGFAFDTGPSLLTLPATYRDLFLKTGAPLEDVVDLQPVDPAFTYAFADGTRLVLPNTSRARTREAVGDALGGAAADDWDALIAHAARVWERTRRPFLEQGLAPRELLALGRDPRAVRDVAPWLTLRGLGRRLLRDPRLRLVLDRYATYAGSDPRRAPAALCTIPFVEQAFGAWHVAGGLQRLGNALEQRVLELGVQLRLGAEVTRVLVEGGRAAGVELAGGERLPADVVVADADAGLVYGSLLPPLPQTRRALRRVRRADRSFGGFVLLLALRGRTPGLTHHTVLFPADYDAEFDAVFAGRTAADPAVYVCSPDDPAMRPEGGEAWFVLVNAPLHSPGSGSAGTDWRAPGVATAYADQVLDLLAARGLDMRQRLLWSEVRTPADLEAAAGAPGGSIYGSAAHGRAAPLLRPANRSPLPGLFLVGGSAHPGGGLPLVALSAAIVAEQVGAA
- a CDS encoding GH39 family glycosyl hydrolase; this encodes MRLPRPSYRLPFRRRAAAAPTEGVVAATPVPPSTTRRAARAVLAAGLAVLVAALVAVGAGLAGGEPRGASASVESYSASPGWLTASGGPLAGLSPLPDYALPSTPPLPPPPAPSTPVVPVAVPPATTTTPPAAAPGTTAPAPGGTTSPGSSSPTPSAPSSGDVQPPRQTATTVPGTLFGIHDAELAAGKVPGVPVGEVRLWDTEGTTWRDLQPTSRTWDWTRLDTAVATAQKAGERVLLVLGQTPQWAASDPSDPAYASSTGYGPSVPRSVGSWTTYVKAVATRYKGRIADYEVWNEPNAKQFWTGSMKQLVPFAKAAYTTIKAVDPEATVTTPGFVVRRNAQRGDFTRYLDAGGAQWADVVNVHLYPEPKGTPEDMGTILDDVQTRLAKVGASSKPIWNTEVNFGLPTGGATDGATFSAATQAAYVARNFLVTQDLGVRRSYWYSWTTTSLPVSLVGKDQKPTAAAAAWTTIRSWMVGPGWRGCTTSDDGTWTCWVGSGRIVWNPSRTVDYPVPSGTRTAVSLTGASTPAKGGDSVKVGGSPLLLRTS
- a CDS encoding class I SAM-dependent methyltransferase; this translates as MTGARGTSFGVVADLYDRVRPGYPDQALDRLLPAHPVRVLDLGAGTGKLTRQLAARGHDVVAVEPDAGMRAVLSRSAGRPVEVLAGTAEQLPVPDASVDVVIAAQAWHWVDPERAVPEAARVLRPGGALALLWNVRDESVGWVAELGRLMEPDVRQDEAYARPGVGAPFGPVERFEVPWQHELAPGDLVELAASRSYVIAAAPSDRERVLAAVAELARTAPELAGRERVALPYVTRCSLARLPV
- a CDS encoding CDP-alcohol phosphatidyltransferase family protein, whose protein sequence is MTLEEYLAAWSRLHAGIVPTGMVRGWLRVAYALARPLAVRRVPPDAVTLAGLVLGALVPVACLPGAAWPLAGAALTGLTGLVDGLDGAVAVLTGRTTRWGWLLDSVVDRVTDACFVLALAVLGAPPLLAGAALVLASLQEYARARAAAGGTELPAYPVGERATRVVVVALFAVGAAVGPGPAPAWGTAGAAALVAGGATGCAQLLLRARRELRG